The following coding sequences lie in one Ferroacidibacillus organovorans genomic window:
- a CDS encoding DUF3311 domain-containing protein — protein sequence MKTPSRASKGWYWLLLIPFVGTLFPSFYAFQAPALFGFPFFYWYQMLWVLISSVLTGIVYFATRDA from the coding sequence ATGAAAACGCCTTCCCGCGCAAGCAAGGGGTGGTACTGGCTTTTGCTGATTCCTTTTGTTGGCACCCTCTTTCCTTCGTTTTACGCGTTTCAGGCGCCTGCATTATTCGGTTTCCCGTTTTTTTATTGGTATCAAATGCTTTGGGTATTGATCAGTTCAGTCTTGACAGGCATTGTCTATTTCGCGACGCGTGACGCGTAA
- the mctP gene encoding monocarboxylate uptake permease MctP — protein MNGTALTVFILFFILVTVMGFLAARWRRGDLGHIDEWGLGGRRFGTLITWFLLGGDLYTAYTFIAVPALLYGSGATGFFAVPYTIIVYPFVFLVMPRMWSVAKKHGFVTAADFVKGRFDSHWLALAIAVTGILATLPYIALQLVGMQSVISAMGITGKGFMGELPLIIAFAILAVYTYTSGLRAPAMIAIVKDIMIYLTIIVVVAVVPAKLGGFGHIFSVAQSVLSHRATPGAVILSPKAYLPYATLALGSALALFLYPHSLTGTLSASGRKVVKRNAALLPIYSLVLAFITLMGYMAIADGINTKDTTTVVPLLLLHQLPSWFAGFAFAAIAIGALVPASIMSIAAANLFTRNIYKAYVRLSATPQDEARVAKLSSLVVKVGALLFIILLPKSYAINLQLLGGVWILQTLPAVILGLYTRWLHRHALLLGWAVGMIVGTSMAIANGFKSSIFVLHIGQGGFAAYAAVYALVANLIVAVVFTLIFNAVGANKGADQTQDSDYLASDASA, from the coding sequence GTGAATGGCACCGCATTAACGGTCTTCATTCTCTTTTTTATCTTAGTGACAGTGATGGGATTCCTCGCCGCTCGCTGGCGTCGGGGAGATTTGGGTCACATCGACGAGTGGGGGCTTGGCGGGCGTCGCTTTGGCACATTGATCACTTGGTTTTTGCTCGGTGGCGATCTTTATACCGCGTACACGTTTATCGCTGTCCCCGCGCTGCTCTACGGCTCTGGCGCGACCGGATTTTTTGCAGTCCCGTATACGATCATCGTCTATCCGTTCGTTTTTCTCGTGATGCCGCGCATGTGGTCCGTCGCCAAAAAACACGGTTTTGTGACGGCAGCCGATTTCGTCAAAGGGCGTTTTGACAGCCACTGGCTGGCGCTTGCCATCGCCGTAACGGGAATCCTTGCAACGCTTCCTTATATTGCACTCCAACTCGTGGGGATGCAGTCCGTCATTTCTGCGATGGGCATCACGGGCAAGGGTTTCATGGGAGAACTCCCACTCATCATCGCGTTTGCGATCCTCGCCGTCTACACGTATACGAGCGGTTTGCGGGCGCCCGCAATGATTGCGATCGTCAAGGACATCATGATCTATCTCACAATTATCGTCGTCGTCGCGGTGGTCCCTGCGAAACTTGGTGGATTTGGGCATATCTTCAGTGTCGCCCAAAGTGTCTTGTCACACCGCGCGACACCCGGTGCGGTCATTCTCTCGCCGAAGGCCTATCTGCCCTATGCGACGCTTGCGCTCGGTTCGGCGCTCGCGCTGTTTCTCTATCCGCACAGTCTGACGGGTACACTCAGCGCCAGCGGCCGCAAAGTCGTCAAGCGAAACGCCGCGCTGCTTCCGATTTATTCACTTGTTCTTGCGTTCATCACGTTGATGGGCTATATGGCGATTGCAGACGGCATCAACACGAAAGACACGACGACGGTCGTGCCGCTGCTCTTGCTTCATCAACTTCCCTCCTGGTTCGCAGGGTTCGCGTTTGCCGCGATTGCCATTGGCGCGCTGGTTCCCGCGTCAATCATGTCGATTGCGGCAGCCAATTTGTTTACACGCAACATCTACAAGGCGTATGTCCGCCTCAGTGCGACACCGCAGGATGAGGCGCGCGTGGCAAAACTGAGTTCGCTCGTCGTCAAGGTGGGAGCGCTCCTTTTCATCATCCTTTTGCCAAAGAGTTACGCGATCAATTTACAGTTGCTCGGCGGTGTGTGGATTCTGCAAACGCTGCCTGCGGTCATTCTCGGATTGTATACGCGTTGGCTTCACCGCCATGCGCTATTGCTTGGTTGGGCTGTAGGGATGATCGTTGGCACCTCGATGGCGATTGCCAATGGATTCAAATCTTCAATTTTTGTGCTGCACATTGGACAAGGCGGATTTGCCGCGTATGCGGCAGTCTACGCACTCGTTGCAAACCTGATTGTCGCGGTTGTCTTTACGCTCATTTTTAACGCTGTGGGTGCGAATAAAGGCGCCGATCAAACACAGGATAGCGATTATCTGGCCTCTGACGCGAGCGCATAA
- a CDS encoding aldo/keto reductase family protein, translated as MKYRRLGKSGVKVSEVSLGSWLTYGGTVEDNSATACINRAYELGINFFDTANVYRRGEAEKVVGKALANYPRDSYVLATKGFWPMGDGPNDRGLSRKHITEQVHASLKRLNVEYIDLWQCHRYDVETPLDETLRAIDDLIRQGKILYAGVSEWSAVQINDALHLADKRLYDRIVSNQPQYSMLARAIESDVIPLCEREGIGQVVWSPLAQGVLTGKYRPNANVPEGSRAANKDTSQIISRLLTEENLKKVEQLRAIAERKECTLAQLAIAWILRQPNVSSAIIGASRPEQVEENVKAIHVQLNEQDLSDIETILANRP; from the coding sequence ATGAAGTATCGTAGATTGGGCAAGTCTGGCGTCAAGGTCAGTGAAGTGAGCCTCGGTTCTTGGCTTACATACGGCGGTACGGTCGAAGACAATTCTGCAACGGCCTGCATCAACCGCGCCTACGAACTGGGGATCAACTTCTTTGACACGGCAAACGTCTATCGTCGCGGCGAGGCCGAAAAAGTGGTTGGCAAAGCGCTCGCAAACTATCCGCGCGACTCGTATGTCCTGGCGACCAAAGGATTCTGGCCAATGGGCGATGGACCGAACGATCGCGGACTCTCCCGCAAACATATCACGGAGCAGGTGCACGCTTCCCTAAAACGCCTGAACGTCGAATACATCGATTTGTGGCAATGCCACCGCTATGACGTTGAGACACCGCTTGATGAGACACTGCGTGCGATCGATGATCTCATCCGTCAGGGGAAAATTCTCTATGCGGGCGTCAGTGAGTGGAGCGCCGTACAAATAAACGACGCGCTTCACCTCGCAGACAAACGTCTCTATGACCGTATCGTCTCCAACCAACCGCAGTACAGCATGCTCGCGCGCGCGATTGAGTCAGATGTCATTCCGCTGTGCGAACGCGAAGGGATCGGCCAGGTGGTTTGGTCGCCGCTTGCACAAGGTGTACTGACTGGCAAATATCGGCCAAACGCAAACGTGCCTGAAGGTTCCCGCGCCGCGAACAAAGACACGTCGCAGATTATCTCGCGCCTGCTGACAGAGGAGAACCTAAAGAAGGTCGAACAATTGCGCGCGATTGCAGAGCGAAAAGAGTGTACACTTGCACAATTGGCGATTGCCTGGATCTTGCGCCAGCCCAATGTATCTTCTGCGATCATCGGCGCGTCGCGCCCTGAACAGGTCGAGGAAAATGTCAAGGCAATCCACGTGCAGTTGAATGAACAAGACCTGAGCGACATCGAAACAATTCTCGCCAATCGCCCTTAA